A DNA window from Maribellus comscasis contains the following coding sequences:
- a CDS encoding ATP-dependent Clp protease ATP-binding subunit — protein MDSQFSPRIKDIIGYSREEAIRLGNDYIGQEHLFLGILRDGEGTATDILVNLGVDLGEIKQLIEKKIRSDKEINQKADLVMLKSAEKSLKLIYLEARSFKSTTANSGHLLLAILKDNENIVTQLLVEFGINYYIVKSQLQDYKGPIAKSDFPESDDDDTNEPFSKGPGGSGAKKSTTSKSETPVLDNFGIDITKLAEENNLDPIVGREREIERLAQILSRRKKNNPILIGEPGVGKSAIAEGLALRIISKKVSRILFDKRVVSLDIASIVAGTKYRGQFEERMKAILNELTKVNNVILFIDEIHTIVGAGGATGSLDAANMLKPALARGDIQCIGATTLDEYRQHIEKDGALERRFQKVMVEPTSMEETVEILNNIKSRYEDHHNVNYTEEALDACVKLTARYISDRYLPDKAIDALDEAGSRVHISNINVPDNILKLEEKIEKIKEDKILAVKSQNFELAADFRDKEKNFLQLLENEKVAWEKELATHRETVDEHKVAEVVAMMSGVPVQRIAQAEGKRLMNMEADLKNRVIGQDEAIQKIVRAIQRNRAGLKDPNRPIGSFIFLGPTGVGKTQLAKVLTTYLFDSIDSLIRIDMSEYMEKFSVSRIVGAPPGYVGYEEGGQLTEKVRRKPYSVVLLDEIEKAHPDVFHLLLQLLDEGRLTDSLGRSVDFRNTIIIMTSNIGTRQLKDFGRGVGFSTNQSAEKDNENAKYIIQKALKKAFAPEFLNRIDDVIMFNTLDKKHIHKIIDIEIKDLYKRVESLNYKLKISPAAKDFIAEKGFDPQFGARPLKRAIQKYLEDEMAEIIIKASITEGDTISVGFDKKNEKLLMRILSNKKELSK, from the coding sequence ATGGATTCACAATTTTCACCAAGGATTAAAGATATAATTGGATATAGCAGAGAAGAAGCCATTCGCTTGGGAAACGATTATATTGGTCAGGAGCATCTGTTTCTTGGAATTTTAAGAGACGGAGAAGGCACCGCAACTGATATTTTAGTGAATTTGGGCGTTGATTTGGGAGAGATTAAACAACTAATTGAGAAAAAAATACGGTCTGACAAAGAAATTAACCAGAAAGCAGATTTAGTTATGCTGAAGTCGGCCGAAAAATCATTAAAACTCATTTATTTGGAAGCGCGCTCATTTAAAAGCACAACGGCTAACAGCGGGCATTTGTTACTGGCCATTTTAAAAGATAATGAGAATATTGTCACTCAATTGCTGGTTGAGTTTGGTATCAATTATTATATCGTAAAATCACAACTGCAGGACTACAAAGGGCCGATCGCAAAATCGGATTTTCCTGAAAGTGATGATGATGACACAAACGAGCCTTTTTCAAAAGGTCCCGGAGGTTCCGGAGCAAAAAAGAGTACAACCTCAAAATCAGAAACACCCGTTTTGGATAATTTTGGCATTGATATTACCAAGCTGGCAGAGGAGAACAATCTTGACCCTATCGTTGGGCGTGAAAGGGAAATCGAGCGCCTGGCCCAGATTCTGAGCCGGAGAAAAAAGAATAATCCTATTCTTATCGGAGAACCTGGCGTAGGAAAATCTGCAATTGCAGAGGGATTAGCATTGCGTATTATCAGTAAAAAAGTTTCGCGAATACTATTTGATAAAAGAGTCGTAAGTTTGGATATCGCTTCAATTGTTGCGGGAACAAAATACAGGGGGCAGTTTGAGGAAAGAATGAAAGCGATTTTAAACGAGTTAACAAAAGTAAACAACGTAATTCTTTTTATCGATGAAATTCATACGATTGTAGGAGCCGGCGGTGCAACAGGTTCGCTTGATGCTGCCAACATGCTAAAACCGGCACTGGCACGCGGCGATATCCAATGTATCGGGGCAACAACGCTCGATGAGTATCGTCAACATATTGAAAAAGACGGTGCGCTTGAACGTCGTTTCCAAAAGGTGATGGTTGAACCTACGTCGATGGAAGAAACCGTCGAGATATTGAATAACATTAAAAGCAGATATGAAGATCACCACAATGTGAATTACACTGAGGAAGCATTGGATGCCTGTGTAAAACTTACTGCACGTTATATTTCCGACAGATATTTACCCGACAAAGCAATTGATGCATTGGATGAAGCAGGCTCAAGGGTACATATTTCAAATATCAACGTTCCGGATAATATTCTGAAGCTGGAAGAAAAGATAGAAAAGATAAAAGAAGACAAAATATTAGCTGTAAAAAGTCAGAATTTTGAATTGGCTGCTGACTTTAGAGATAAAGAAAAAAATTTCCTTCAGTTGCTTGAAAATGAAAAAGTAGCGTGGGAAAAGGAATTGGCAACACACCGTGAGACAGTTGACGAACACAAAGTTGCTGAAGTAGTTGCAATGATGTCGGGCGTTCCTGTTCAACGAATTGCACAGGCGGAAGGTAAACGGCTAATGAACATGGAAGCCGATTTGAAAAACAGAGTTATCGGACAGGATGAAGCGATTCAAAAAATTGTTCGGGCTATTCAGCGAAACAGGGCTGGATTAAAAGATCCAAACCGCCCCATCGGTTCATTTATCTTTTTGGGGCCAACAGGCGTAGGAAAAACGCAGTTGGCAAAGGTACTAACTACTTATTTGTTCGATAGTATCGACTCACTGATTCGGATTGACATGAGTGAATATATGGAGAAGTTTTCTGTATCCAGAATTGTTGGAGCGCCTCCGGGATACGTTGGGTATGAAGAAGGTGGTCAGCTAACTGAAAAAGTAAGAAGAAAACCTTATTCTGTTGTATTACTCGATGAAATTGAAAAAGCACATCCCGATGTATTTCATCTTTTACTTCAATTGCTTGATGAAGGAAGATTGACTGACAGCTTAGGAAGAAGTGTTGATTTTAGAAACACGATTATTATAATGACTTCGAACATTGGTACAAGACAACTCAAAGACTTTGGCCGCGGTGTTGGTTTTTCCACAAACCAATCTGCTGAAAAAGACAATGAAAACGCGAAGTATATTATTCAAAAAGCATTAAAGAAGGCATTCGCGCCTGAGTTTTTAAATCGGATAGATGATGTGATAATGTTCAACACCTTGGATAAGAAGCATATTCACAAAATTATCGATATTGAAATTAAAGACTTGTATAAACGTGTTGAATCGTTAAATTATAAATTAAAAATTTCTCCTGCTGCCAAAGACTTTATTGCTGAAAAAGGATTTGATCCGCAATTTGGAGCACGACCATTAAAAAGAGCAATCCAGAAATATCTGGAAGATGAAATGGCGGAGATTATTATTAAGGCATCAATTACAGAAGGAGATACAATTTCTGTTGGTTTTGACAAAAAGAACGAGAAATTGCTGATGCGAATTTTATCAAACAAAAAGGAACTAAGTAAGTAA